CAGAAACCTTCGCCGTGGAAGCTGTTGCTGCCCGACTTCGTCTGTACGGTGACGATCCCAGCCACCGCCTTGCCAAACTCCGCGTCGAAGTTCGACAGCGTCATTTTGGTCTCGGTGATGGCATCCAGGTTGGGGTTGATAACGATAATCCCGAGGATTGGATCCTGGTTGTCGGTGCCGTCCAGTTCGTAGCCTGTGCCGCTGAAGTGCTGCCCGTTCACGAAAATCTGTTGGCTGCCCTGTGGGTTTTCCGTGGAGGCATGATTCCAGCCGACCAGCTTCTGCGTGCCGGGAGACAGTAACTCGAAGGTCGTAAAGTTGCGGTTCAAGATCGGGAGATTTTCGACATACTGCTCGTTGTATGTGGTGGCCACGTCGGCGCGATCGGTCTTCAACTGCGGCGCTTCCGCGCTGACCTCCACCGCCTCGGTGGTTGCACCTAAAGAAAATTGGCCATCTAAGCGAGAACCGGTGTCGGCCGACACCGTGACATTCTTCTGCTCGAGCGTCTTGAACCCCTGAGCCTCAAAACGAACGGAGTAGATGTCAGGAATCAAGTGGGTCACCGAGTAGTTGCCGGTATCGTTGGTAGTGGCTTCGTCAGTGGTTCCCTTGCGTTCGTTAACTACCGTAACCTTGGCGTTCGGTACTGCCGCACCCGAAGGATCAGTGACGGTGCCGAAGATGCTCCCATAAACAGCCTGTGCGGAAGAGGGCGCAGAAGTCAGCACTACCAGCGCCGCCAAAAAAACTGCGATCGTCAATCGTCTGGCCATTGTCTTTTCCTTTCCCTGGTAAAAGGAAGGTTGCTTGTATCCCAAGCCTTGCTCCTTGCCGATCAAGGCTTGGATCGGTTATTAGCAAACAAAAAGTGTTTTGAATGGCAGACAAAAAATGAAACTAATCTGGCAAAAAGATTTCCTGCTGTGAATACGCGCTGCTCACTCCACAAAGCAGACCGCATGGGGAGATCTCCCTGGCAAAACTATATTGTTAAAATTTGATGACCCCTAAAATTTGGCCGAAAGTTTACTCCGCTGGAATCGCTTGTCAAGCTAAACCTTAGGCCAGTTCCGGCTTTTGCCTTTACCTTGCAGGCACCGGGCCAAACCCTCCTGCCTTTATTCCTCTAACTTGGAACAGTCGCGCGTGGAAAGTCTACGGATTAATGGAGGCCATTCGGTCGAACCTCCGAAATCTGGTAGACATCAGAACAGTGGTTGTCGGACTTGTTAGTGGGGAGGTGGCTGCAGACTGGGATCGAGTTTCTCGGCTTTCAAGAACTCTGTTTGCGCCTCATCCGAGCGACCCTTTCGTTTCAGAGCCAGGGCTAATTGATAGTGAGCCGGCGCATAGTCGGGCGCCAGTCGGATTGCGGACTCAAATTGTGCAATGGC
Above is a genomic segment from Terriglobales bacterium containing:
- a CDS encoding carboxypeptidase-like regulatory domain-containing protein: MARRLTIAVFLAALVVLTSAPSSAQAVYGSIFGTVTDPSGAAVPNAKVTVVNERKGTTDEATTNDTGNYSVTHLIPDIYSVRFEAQGFKTLEQKNVTVSADTGSRLDGQFSLGATTEAVEVSAEAPQLKTDRADVATTYNEQYVENLPILNRNFTTFELLSPGTQKLVGWNHASTENPQGSQQIFVNGQHFSGTGYELDGTDNQDPILGIIVINPNLDAITETKMTLSNFDAEFGKAVAGIVTVQTKSGSNSFHGEGF